From Streptomyces fungicidicus, one genomic window encodes:
- a CDS encoding helix-turn-helix domain-containing protein produces MAEFARLLRELKERTDRSYGSLARRLNMNTSTLHRYCAGDTVPVEFAPVERFAVLCGASRAERLDLHHRWLRAMETRQRPHTPPPAEHRSGTNPESGPAPDTGDAAHPSVPHPEPRSAPAPAPRPASRSVPRPGPSPDADSGQDAEKAAPPSSPHAESRSTPAAGSAPDLGASPGPDTGEAAHPSVPRAEPSTAPATGQVARVGGSVGGRRPWYRRRKRVAVALAAACALLATVGSLSALPDDRGASAGSGPPDVSPGAPAASGSPEASRSRSASPSPSPSPSGSAAPKGGATTAGPRRGPATTAPAEDSATAAPPVLAWSADSHVWAYGCGHDYVVARPPEQVPPPPAPQDARTWAETQSAVHGGGTTVQLSVQGTSETAVVLTALRVRVAGRADPAPGNAYAMDQGCGGALTPRYFDVDLDKDRPLARAVPGNDAGTPIPAVRMPYRVSATDPEVLLVTARTAHCDCRWYLELDWSSQGRTGTVRIDDDGRPFRTSGLAGLPRYEYDTSAREWRPRTG; encoded by the coding sequence GTGGCTGAGTTCGCGAGGCTGCTGCGGGAACTGAAGGAACGCACGGACCGCAGTTACGGCTCGCTGGCCCGGCGCCTGAACATGAACACCTCGACGCTGCACCGCTACTGCGCGGGCGACACGGTGCCCGTCGAGTTCGCGCCGGTGGAGCGGTTCGCCGTCCTGTGCGGTGCGTCGCGGGCGGAGCGGCTGGACCTCCACCACCGCTGGCTCCGCGCGATGGAAACCCGCCAACGCCCGCACACCCCGCCTCCCGCGGAGCACCGCTCCGGCACGAACCCCGAATCCGGCCCGGCCCCGGACACCGGGGATGCGGCGCACCCGAGCGTTCCCCACCCCGAGCCCCGCTCCGCCCCGGCCCCTGCCCCCCGCCCGGCTTCCCGCTCCGTCCCGCGCCCCGGCCCCAGCCCGGATGCCGACTCGGGCCAGGACGCCGAGAAGGCCGCGCCTCCGAGCAGTCCGCACGCCGAGTCCCGCTCCACCCCGGCCGCTGGATCCGCCCCCGACCTCGGGGCCAGCCCGGGCCCGGACACCGGGGAGGCGGCGCACCCGAGCGTTCCCCGCGCCGAGCCCTCCACCGCCCCGGCCACCGGGCAAGTCGCCCGCGTGGGCGGTTCGGTGGGCGGGCGGCGGCCCTGGTACCGGCGGCGGAAGCGGGTGGCGGTCGCGCTGGCCGCCGCCTGTGCGCTGCTGGCCACCGTGGGGAGTCTGTCCGCGCTGCCGGACGACCGGGGGGCGTCCGCCGGGAGCGGTCCCCCGGACGTGTCACCCGGCGCGCCCGCGGCGAGCGGTTCCCCCGAGGCGTCCCGGAGCCGCTCCGCCTCGCCCTCCCCCTCACCCTCGCCGTCCGGCTCCGCGGCTCCGAAGGGCGGCGCGACCACCGCCGGTCCGCGGCGGGGCCCGGCCACGACCGCCCCCGCGGAGGACTCCGCCACCGCCGCGCCGCCGGTCCTCGCCTGGTCAGCCGACTCCCACGTCTGGGCGTACGGGTGCGGGCACGACTACGTCGTCGCCAGGCCCCCGGAGCAGGTCCCGCCGCCCCCGGCCCCGCAGGACGCCCGGACCTGGGCGGAGACCCAGTCGGCCGTGCACGGCGGCGGGACGACGGTGCAGCTGTCGGTGCAGGGGACCTCCGAGACGGCCGTCGTCCTCACCGCGCTGCGCGTCCGCGTGGCCGGCCGCGCGGACCCCGCGCCGGGCAACGCGTACGCCATGGACCAGGGCTGCGGCGGCGCGCTCACCCCGCGCTACTTCGACGTGGACCTGGACAAGGACCGGCCCCTCGCCCGCGCGGTCCCGGGCAACGACGCCGGTACGCCGATCCCGGCCGTGCGGATGCCCTACCGGGTGTCCGCCACCGACCCGGAGGTGCTGCTCGTCACCGCCCGGACCGCGCACTGCGACTGCCGCTGGTACCTGGAGCTGGACTGGTCCTCGCAGGGCCGCACCGGCACGGTCCGGATCGACGACGACGGCCGTCCGTTCCGCACCAGCGGCCTGGCGGGCCTGCCCCGCTACGAGTACGACACCTCGGCACGCGAGTGGCGGCCCCGCACCGGGTGA
- a CDS encoding ATP-binding protein, with amino-acid sequence MKSQASADRLRRTLGRADLRAVPESRRALRELLRHWGTPERSAVAELLTSELVTNALVHTDYEAVLTATVGPRGLRVEVRDFVAHEPRPRPRSTEEGTNGRGLVLVESLADEWGVRRHRVGKSVWFELDAKAA; translated from the coding sequence ATGAAGAGTCAGGCTTCGGCGGATCGGCTGAGGCGCACACTGGGGCGGGCGGATCTGCGGGCGGTGCCGGAGTCCCGCAGGGCGCTGCGGGAACTGCTCAGGCACTGGGGGACACCGGAGCGGTCCGCGGTGGCGGAACTGCTCACCAGCGAGCTGGTCACCAACGCGCTCGTGCACACCGACTACGAGGCGGTGCTGACCGCCACCGTGGGACCCCGCGGACTGCGGGTGGAGGTACGGGACTTCGTGGCCCACGAGCCCCGGCCGCGCCCCCGGAGCACCGAAGAAGGCACAAACGGAAGGGGCCTGGTGCTGGTCGAGTCCCTCGCCGACGAGTGGGGGGTCCGCAGGCACCGGGTGGGCAAGTCCGTCTGGTTCGAACTGGACGCGAAAGCGGCCTGA
- a CDS encoding DUF2637 domain-containing protein — protein sequence MRLTDISLNWLLPGGVLLLGMLAAVAVLARGKRSSVKSTSADDSWERSEERRRRKEALYGTVSYVLLFCCAAVAAALSFHGLVGFGEQNLGLSGGWQYLVPFGLDGAAMFCSVLAVREASHGDAALGSRILVWTFAFAAAWFNWVHAPRGLGHAGAPHFFAGMSLSAAVLFDRALKQTRRAALREQGLVPRPLPQIRIVRWLRAPRETYGAWSLMLLENVRSLDEAVEEVREDKLRKDAEKQRRRDQQRMERARLKAISRGHRGFAGRGGGRELEAPTVERDSDMVSAEPAIAAPEALPVRARPSLQPVRTGDPLTVDLTAEDDTQALPRLDSLERKLKDLEQQFG from the coding sequence ATGAGACTGACCGACATATCGCTGAACTGGCTGCTTCCCGGCGGCGTGCTGCTCCTGGGCATGCTGGCGGCGGTGGCGGTGCTGGCGCGCGGCAAGCGCTCCTCGGTCAAGAGCACGAGCGCGGACGACTCGTGGGAGCGCAGCGAGGAACGCCGCAGGCGCAAGGAGGCCCTCTACGGCACCGTCTCCTACGTCCTGCTGTTCTGCTGTGCGGCGGTGGCCGCCGCACTCTCCTTCCACGGCCTGGTCGGCTTCGGCGAACAGAACCTCGGCCTGTCCGGCGGCTGGCAGTACCTCGTCCCCTTCGGACTGGACGGCGCGGCCATGTTCTGCTCGGTGCTCGCCGTGCGCGAGGCCAGCCACGGTGACGCCGCGCTCGGCTCGCGCATACTCGTGTGGACGTTCGCCTTCGCCGCGGCCTGGTTCAACTGGGTGCACGCCCCCCGGGGCCTGGGCCACGCGGGCGCCCCGCACTTCTTCGCGGGCATGTCCCTCTCCGCGGCGGTCCTGTTCGACCGCGCGCTGAAGCAGACCCGCCGGGCCGCCCTGCGCGAACAGGGCCTGGTTCCCCGTCCGTTGCCGCAGATCCGCATCGTCCGCTGGCTGCGCGCGCCCCGGGAGACCTACGGGGCCTGGTCGCTGATGCTGCTGGAGAACGTGCGCAGCCTCGACGAGGCCGTCGAGGAGGTGCGCGAGGACAAGCTGCGCAAGGACGCCGAGAAGCAGCGCCGGCGGGACCAGCAGCGCATGGAGCGGGCCCGGCTGAAGGCGATCAGCCGCGGCCACCGGGGTTTCGCGGGCCGGGGCGGCGGACGCGAACTGGAGGCGCCCACGGTGGAGCGCGACTCCGACATGGTCTCCGCGGAGCCTGCCATAGCGGCGCCGGAGGCCCTGCCCGTCCGCGCGCGTCCTTCCCTGCAGCCCGTCCGTACCGGTGACCCGCTGACCGTGGACCTCACCGCCGAGGACGACACCCAGGCCCTGCCGCGCCTGGACTCCCTGGAGCGCAAGCTCAAGGATCTGGAGCAGCAGTTCGGCTGA
- a CDS encoding (2Fe-2S)-binding protein, which yields MPMPGSAVADAYARLTEAFPALAVTELGTGEAAPTGGGWITAAGLAEGGAALEHFLTWDDTQVRRDYGQQGRPDVIASFGLHRYAWPACLLITVPWFLHRRVPYYPATHVSFDRTAAGLAVGRMAVRPDGFACLPGDPAAALPGARVVPDEEALRAEVRAAVAQHLEPVLTGFGPRMRRRGRALWAMATDEIVESLRYVGGLLGEEERALRELELLLPGATRPYVGAATFRRPEGPGAAAERATRDRVSCCMFYTLRPADMCATCPRTCATERAGSAGRVNELVGQAG from the coding sequence ATGCCCATGCCCGGTTCGGCCGTCGCGGACGCGTACGCCCGCCTGACGGAGGCCTTTCCCGCCCTGGCCGTCACCGAACTCGGCACCGGCGAGGCGGCGCCCACGGGCGGCGGCTGGATCACCGCCGCCGGGCTCGCCGAGGGCGGCGCCGCACTGGAGCACTTCCTGACCTGGGACGACACCCAGGTGCGGCGGGACTACGGGCAGCAGGGCCGCCCCGACGTGATCGCCAGCTTCGGACTGCACCGCTACGCCTGGCCCGCCTGCCTACTGATCACCGTGCCGTGGTTCCTGCACCGCAGGGTGCCGTACTACCCCGCGACGCACGTCTCCTTCGACCGCACCGCCGCCGGTCTCGCCGTGGGCCGCATGGCCGTGCGCCCGGACGGCTTCGCCTGCCTCCCCGGAGACCCCGCCGCCGCACTGCCCGGCGCCCGGGTGGTGCCCGACGAGGAGGCGCTGCGGGCGGAGGTGCGCGCGGCGGTCGCCCAGCACCTCGAACCCGTCCTGACCGGTTTCGGCCCCCGGATGCGCCGCCGTGGCCGGGCCCTGTGGGCCATGGCCACCGACGAGATCGTCGAGAGCCTGCGGTACGTCGGCGGGCTGCTCGGCGAGGAGGAGCGCGCGCTGCGCGAACTGGAGCTGCTGCTGCCCGGCGCGACCAGGCCGTACGTGGGCGCGGCGACCTTCCGCCGCCCGGAGGGCCCCGGCGCGGCGGCCGAGCGCGCCACCCGGGACCGGGTCAGCTGCTGCATGTTCTACACCCTGCGCCCCGCGGACATGTGCGCCACCTGCCCGCGCACCTGCGCCACCGAGCGGGCCGGGAGCGCCGGCCGCGTCAACGAGCTGGTCGGCCAGGCCGGCTGA
- a CDS encoding GntR family transcriptional regulator, with amino-acid sequence MKQGTRGSAATGEAVTGRAATGRLRVPEQPAAGEAARGEHTHGEHAGRGEHALPRPRAVVRRSSVRGQILDALRTALVTGDLRPGEVYSAPVLGERFGVSATPVREAMQQLTLEGAVEVVPNRGFRVVERGARELAELTEIRALIEVPVMMRLARTVAPERWAELRPLAEGTVRAASSGCRATYAESDRAFHRAVLALADNEQLVRIAEDLHRRTQWPLVGPAPGARGRAELVADAHEHTALLDALIAGDVDVVHALVTDHFHGAP; translated from the coding sequence GTGAAGCAGGGCACGCGGGGCTCCGCCGCGACGGGCGAGGCGGTGACCGGCCGGGCCGCCACGGGCCGCCTCCGGGTGCCGGAGCAGCCGGCGGCCGGTGAGGCCGCGCGCGGTGAGCACACGCACGGCGAGCACGCCGGGCGCGGTGAGCACGCCCTGCCCCGGCCCCGGGCCGTCGTGCGGCGGTCCTCGGTGCGCGGGCAGATCCTCGACGCGCTGCGCACCGCGCTGGTCACGGGTGACCTGCGGCCCGGCGAGGTGTACTCGGCGCCGGTGCTCGGCGAGCGGTTCGGCGTCTCCGCGACGCCCGTCCGGGAGGCGATGCAGCAGCTCACGCTGGAGGGCGCCGTCGAGGTCGTGCCCAACCGGGGGTTCCGGGTCGTGGAGCGGGGCGCGCGGGAACTGGCAGAGCTCACGGAGATACGGGCGCTGATCGAGGTCCCGGTGATGATGCGGCTGGCGCGGACCGTGGCGCCCGAGCGGTGGGCCGAGCTGCGCCCGCTCGCGGAGGGGACGGTGCGCGCGGCCTCCTCCGGATGCCGGGCCACGTACGCCGAGTCCGACCGTGCCTTCCACCGCGCGGTCCTCGCCCTGGCCGACAACGAGCAGCTGGTCCGGATCGCCGAGGACCTGCACCGGCGCACCCAGTGGCCCCTGGTCGGGCCCGCCCCGGGGGCCCGCGGGCGGGCGGAGCTGGTGGCCGACGCCCACGAGCACACGGCCCTGCTGGACGCGCTGATCGCGGGCGACGTCGACGTGGTCCACGCCCTGGTGACCGACCACTTCCACGGCGCCCCCTGA
- a CDS encoding PucR family transcriptional regulator translates to MRLRALLDTDALGLKLLGGADELERGVRGVMTTDLRDPSRYLSGGELVLTGLAWRRDAADSEPFVRRLVQAGVAALAAGTAELGDVPDDLVAACARHRLPLFAVHESVAFATVTEHVVRQVSGERAGDLAAVVDRHRRMMTSGPAGGGPDVVLDLLGTDLDLRAWVLSPTGRLIAGPKTAGQRETAPALPAEVCATLAAEQLAAARGGRRVPHRVTVGQTTYSLFPVSGGGRTAPAAGDARGTVLSDWVLAVEADAGDWAGERLDLLHGVTQLIAVERDRRDAARSVRRRLAQEVLELVQTGAAPAEIAARLRVAAPVLLPGLGSAPHWQVVVARVEWDGGEAEDGAAAQALLEEILVDPASTGPEQSDRIAVAHTGDEAVALVPLPAVGGEEHDGSGTGVLADTLLESVRGPLTAGLDDDGRLTLGVSAAVHSAEGLRGALEEARHARRVAAARQGRVCAAGHQELASHVLLLPFVPDDVRRAFTARLLDPLRDYDRRHRAELIPTLEAFLDCDGSWTRCASRLHLHVNTLRYRVGRIEQLTSRDLSRLEDKLDFFLALRMS, encoded by the coding sequence ATGCGGCTGCGCGCACTGCTGGACACCGACGCGCTGGGCCTGAAGCTGCTCGGTGGCGCGGACGAGCTGGAACGCGGTGTGCGCGGCGTGATGACCACCGACCTCAGGGACCCCAGCCGGTACCTCTCCGGCGGGGAGCTGGTGCTCACGGGTCTGGCCTGGCGCCGGGACGCCGCCGACTCCGAGCCCTTCGTACGGCGCCTGGTGCAGGCCGGGGTGGCCGCGCTGGCGGCCGGTACGGCGGAGCTGGGCGACGTGCCGGACGACCTGGTGGCGGCCTGTGCGCGGCACCGGCTGCCGCTGTTCGCGGTGCACGAGTCGGTGGCCTTCGCGACCGTCACCGAGCACGTCGTCCGGCAGGTGTCCGGCGAGCGTGCCGGGGACCTGGCGGCGGTGGTGGACCGGCACCGCCGGATGATGACCTCGGGCCCGGCGGGCGGCGGCCCCGACGTGGTGCTGGACCTGCTCGGCACCGACCTGGACCTGCGCGCCTGGGTGCTGTCGCCGACCGGACGGCTGATCGCGGGGCCGAAGACGGCCGGACAGCGGGAGACGGCTCCGGCGCTGCCCGCCGAGGTGTGCGCGACGCTCGCCGCGGAGCAGCTGGCCGCCGCCCGCGGCGGCCGGCGCGTACCGCACCGGGTGACCGTGGGCCAGACGACGTACAGCCTCTTCCCGGTGTCCGGCGGCGGGCGCACCGCGCCGGCGGCCGGGGACGCGCGCGGGACGGTGCTGTCGGACTGGGTGCTGGCGGTCGAGGCGGACGCCGGGGACTGGGCCGGCGAGCGGCTGGACCTGCTGCACGGGGTCACCCAGCTGATCGCCGTGGAGCGGGACCGGCGGGACGCGGCGCGCTCCGTGCGGAGGCGGCTCGCGCAGGAGGTGCTGGAGCTGGTGCAGACGGGCGCCGCGCCCGCCGAGATCGCGGCGCGGCTGCGGGTGGCCGCGCCGGTGCTGCTGCCCGGCCTCGGGAGCGCGCCGCACTGGCAGGTCGTGGTGGCCCGCGTCGAATGGGACGGCGGTGAGGCCGAGGACGGGGCGGCGGCCCAGGCGCTGCTGGAGGAGATCCTGGTCGACCCGGCGTCGACGGGGCCCGAGCAGTCCGACCGCATCGCGGTGGCCCACACCGGCGACGAGGCGGTCGCCCTCGTCCCGCTGCCCGCGGTGGGCGGTGAGGAGCACGACGGCTCCGGCACGGGCGTCCTCGCGGACACGCTCCTGGAGTCCGTACGCGGTCCGCTCACCGCCGGTCTGGACGACGACGGGCGGCTCACCCTGGGCGTCTCCGCCGCGGTGCACTCGGCGGAGGGGCTGCGCGGGGCGCTGGAGGAGGCACGGCACGCCCGGCGCGTGGCCGCGGCCCGGCAGGGCCGGGTCTGCGCGGCCGGCCACCAGGAACTGGCCTCGCACGTCCTGCTGCTGCCCTTCGTCCCCGACGACGTACGGCGTGCCTTCACCGCCCGGCTCCTCGACCCCCTGCGGGACTACGACCGCCGTCACCGCGCCGAGCTGATCCCCACCCTGGAGGCGTTCCTCGACTGCGACGGCTCCTGGACGCGCTGCGCGTCCCGGCTCCACCTGCACGTCAACACGCTGCGCTACCGCGTCGGCCGCATCGAGCAGTTGACGAGCCGTGACCTGTCGCGGCTGGAGGACAAGCTGGACTTCTTCCTGGCGCTGCGGATGAGCTGA
- a CDS encoding FAD binding domain-containing protein, producing MEFLRPASWEEALAAKAEHPAAVPIAGGTDVMVEINFDHRRPEYLMDLNRIGDLYAWEVAGDTVRLGASVPYTRIMEELRAELPGLALASHTVASPQIRHRGGVGGNLGTASPAGDAHPALLAAGAEVEVESVRGARRIPIDDFYTGVKRNALEPDELIRAVHVKKAGGPQQYSKVGTRNAMVIAVCAFGIALHPGTRTVRTGIGSAAPTPVRARAAEEFLNAALEEGGFWDNGKIITPSVAKRFADLCAGACNPIDDVRGTAGYRRHAVGVMARRTLTWTWESYRGAGRTTEGAA from the coding sequence ATGGAATTCCTACGCCCCGCCAGCTGGGAGGAGGCGCTCGCCGCGAAGGCCGAGCACCCCGCCGCTGTGCCGATCGCGGGTGGCACCGACGTGATGGTCGAGATCAACTTCGACCACCGCAGGCCCGAGTACCTCATGGACCTCAACCGCATCGGCGACCTGTACGCGTGGGAGGTGGCCGGGGACACCGTACGGCTCGGCGCCTCCGTCCCGTACACGAGGATCATGGAGGAGCTGCGCGCCGAACTGCCGGGCCTCGCCCTCGCCTCCCACACGGTCGCCTCCCCGCAGATCCGCCACCGCGGCGGAGTCGGCGGCAACCTCGGCACCGCCTCCCCGGCCGGCGACGCCCACCCGGCGCTGCTCGCCGCCGGGGCCGAGGTCGAGGTGGAGTCGGTGCGCGGAGCGCGCCGCATCCCCATCGACGACTTCTACACCGGCGTGAAGCGCAACGCGCTGGAGCCCGACGAGCTGATCCGCGCGGTCCACGTCAAGAAGGCCGGAGGACCCCAGCAGTACTCCAAGGTCGGCACCCGCAACGCCATGGTCATCGCCGTGTGCGCCTTCGGCATCGCCCTGCACCCCGGCACACGGACGGTGCGCACCGGAATCGGCTCGGCGGCCCCCACCCCCGTGCGGGCACGGGCCGCGGAGGAGTTCCTGAACGCGGCGCTGGAGGAGGGCGGCTTCTGGGACAACGGGAAGATCATCACCCCGTCCGTCGCCAAGCGGTTCGCCGACCTGTGCGCCGGCGCCTGCAACCCCATCGACGACGTCCGCGGCACCGCGGGCTACCGCCGCCACGCGGTCGGCGTCATGGCCCGCCGCACGCTGACCTGGACCTGGGAGTCCTACCGCGGCGCCGGCCGCACCACGGAGGGAGCCGCGTAA
- a CDS encoding (2Fe-2S)-binding protein, whose translation MRVEFTVNGQLQQADDVWEGESLLYVLRERLGLPGSKNACEQGECGSCTVRLDGVPVCSCLVAAGQVEGREVVTVEGLADHAAQRSRGARACGTPLDEARAWQARGTDPGAGEDTPLSPVQQAFIDAGAVQCGFCTPGLLVAADEMLERNPDPSDADIREALSGNLCRCTGYEKIMDAVRLAAARQSEGV comes from the coding sequence ATGCGCGTCGAGTTCACCGTCAACGGACAACTCCAGCAGGCCGACGACGTCTGGGAGGGCGAGTCCCTGCTCTACGTGCTGCGCGAGCGGCTCGGCCTGCCCGGCTCCAAGAACGCCTGCGAGCAGGGCGAGTGCGGCTCGTGCACGGTCCGCCTCGACGGCGTGCCGGTGTGTTCCTGTCTCGTCGCCGCCGGCCAGGTGGAGGGCCGGGAGGTCGTCACCGTGGAGGGCCTGGCGGACCACGCCGCGCAGCGCTCCCGCGGCGCCCGCGCGTGCGGCACCCCGCTGGACGAGGCCAGGGCCTGGCAGGCCAGGGGCACCGACCCGGGGGCCGGCGAGGACACCCCGCTCTCCCCGGTCCAGCAGGCGTTCATCGACGCCGGCGCCGTCCAGTGCGGCTTCTGCACCCCCGGTCTGCTGGTCGCGGCCGACGAGATGCTGGAGCGCAACCCCGACCCGTCCGACGCCGACATCCGCGAGGCCCTCTCCGGCAACCTCTGCCGCTGCACGGGCTACGAGAAGATCATGGACGCGGTCCGCCTGGCCGCCGCCCGCCAGTCCGAGGGGGTCTGA
- a CDS encoding xanthine dehydrogenase family protein molybdopterin-binding subunit — protein sequence MPTNGVPTRITQGSGTRGGIGESTLRPDGTLKVTGEFAYSSDMWHEDMLWGQILRSTVAHAEIVSIDTGEALAVPGVYAVMTYDDLPTEVRNYGLEIQDTPVLAHGKVRHHGEPVAIVAADHPETARRAAARIKVEYRELPVVTDEASATAPGAVLVHENRDDHHIGHVPHPNIVHRQPIVRGDVASARERADVIVEGEYTFGMQDQAFLGPESGLAVPEEDGGVHLYIATQWLHSDRRQIAPVLGLPEDKVRMTLAGVGGAFGGREDLSMQIHACLLALRTGKPVKIVYNRFESFFGHVHRHPAKLYYEHGATADGRLTHVKCRIVLDGGAYASASPAVVGNASSLGIGPYVVDDVDVEAVALYTNNPPCGAMRGFGAVQACFAYEAQMDRLAARLGMDPVELRQLNAMEQGTIMPTGQPVDSPAPVAELLRRVKAMPMPPERQWESSEGADVRQLPGGLSNTTHGEGVVRGVGYAVGIKNVGFSEGFDDYSTARVRMEVLGGEPVATVHTAMAEVGQGGVTVHAQIARTELGVVQVTIHPADTRVGSAGSTSASRQTYVTGGAVKNACELVREKVLELGRRRFGSYHPAWATAELLLEGGKVVTDGGEVLADLVDVLGDEAVEVEEEWRHRPTEPFDLRTGQGNGHVQYSFAAHRAVVEVDTELGLVKVIELACAQDVGKALNPLSVVGQIQGGTTQGLGVAVMEEIVVDPKTAKVRNPSFTDYLIPTILDTPSIPVDVLELADHHAPYGLRGVGEAPTLSSTPAVLAAIRDATGLELNRTPVRPEHLTGTV from the coding sequence ATGCCCACCAACGGTGTTCCCACCAGGATCACGCAGGGCTCCGGGACCAGGGGCGGCATCGGCGAGTCCACCCTCCGCCCGGACGGCACCCTCAAGGTCACCGGCGAGTTCGCGTACTCCTCCGACATGTGGCACGAGGACATGCTCTGGGGCCAGATCCTGCGCTCCACCGTCGCCCACGCCGAGATCGTGTCCATCGACACCGGCGAGGCGCTCGCCGTGCCCGGCGTGTACGCCGTGATGACGTACGACGACCTCCCCACCGAGGTGCGGAACTACGGCCTGGAGATCCAGGACACCCCGGTCCTCGCGCACGGCAAGGTCCGCCACCACGGCGAGCCGGTCGCGATCGTCGCAGCCGACCACCCGGAGACGGCCCGCCGGGCCGCCGCCCGGATCAAGGTCGAGTACCGGGAACTCCCCGTCGTCACCGACGAGGCCTCCGCCACCGCCCCCGGCGCGGTCCTCGTCCACGAGAACCGCGACGACCACCACATCGGCCACGTGCCGCACCCCAACATCGTGCACCGCCAGCCCATCGTGCGCGGCGACGTGGCGTCGGCGCGGGAGCGCGCGGACGTGATCGTCGAGGGCGAGTACACCTTCGGCATGCAGGACCAGGCCTTCCTCGGCCCCGAGTCCGGGCTCGCGGTCCCCGAGGAGGACGGCGGGGTCCACCTCTACATCGCCACCCAGTGGCTCCACTCCGACCGTCGCCAGATCGCGCCCGTCCTCGGTCTGCCCGAGGACAAGGTACGCATGACCCTGGCCGGCGTCGGCGGCGCGTTCGGCGGGCGCGAGGACCTGTCCATGCAGATCCACGCCTGTCTGCTGGCGCTGCGCACCGGCAAGCCCGTCAAGATCGTCTATAACCGCTTCGAGTCCTTCTTCGGGCATGTCCACCGCCACCCGGCCAAGCTGTACTACGAGCACGGGGCGACGGCGGACGGCAGGCTCACCCACGTCAAGTGCCGCATCGTCCTGGACGGCGGCGCGTACGCCTCCGCCTCCCCGGCCGTGGTCGGCAACGCCTCCTCCCTCGGCATCGGCCCGTACGTGGTGGACGACGTCGACGTCGAGGCCGTCGCGCTCTACACCAACAACCCGCCCTGCGGCGCCATGCGCGGCTTCGGCGCGGTCCAGGCGTGCTTCGCCTACGAGGCGCAGATGGACAGGCTGGCGGCACGGCTCGGCATGGACCCGGTGGAGCTGCGGCAGCTCAACGCGATGGAGCAGGGCACGATCATGCCCACCGGGCAGCCGGTCGACTCCCCGGCGCCGGTCGCCGAACTCCTGCGCCGGGTCAAGGCCATGCCCATGCCCCCGGAGCGCCAGTGGGAGAGCAGCGAGGGCGCCGACGTGCGCCAGCTGCCGGGCGGACTGTCCAACACCACCCACGGCGAGGGCGTCGTACGCGGGGTCGGCTACGCGGTCGGCATCAAGAACGTCGGGTTCTCCGAGGGCTTCGACGACTACTCCACCGCGCGGGTGCGGATGGAGGTGCTCGGCGGTGAGCCGGTCGCCACCGTGCACACCGCGATGGCGGAGGTCGGCCAGGGCGGCGTCACCGTCCACGCGCAGATCGCCCGCACCGAGCTCGGCGTCGTCCAGGTGACCATCCACCCCGCCGACACCCGGGTGGGATCGGCCGGCTCGACGTCCGCCTCCCGGCAGACGTACGTCACCGGCGGCGCGGTCAAGAACGCCTGCGAGCTGGTCCGGGAGAAGGTGCTGGAGCTGGGCCGGCGGCGGTTCGGGTCGTACCACCCGGCCTGGGCGACCGCCGAACTGCTGCTGGAGGGCGGCAAGGTCGTCACCGACGGCGGCGAGGTGCTCGCCGACCTGGTGGACGTCCTCGGCGACGAGGCGGTCGAGGTCGAGGAGGAGTGGCGGCACCGGCCGACCGAGCCCTTCGACCTGCGCACCGGCCAGGGCAACGGCCACGTCCAGTACTCCTTCGCCGCCCACCGGGCCGTCGTCGAGGTCGACACCGAACTCGGCCTGGTGAAGGTGATCGAGCTGGCCTGCGCGCAGGACGTCGGCAAGGCGCTCAACCCGCTGTCCGTGGTCGGCCAGATCCAGGGCGGCACCACGCAGGGCCTGGGCGTGGCGGTGATGGAGGAGATCGTCGTCGACCCGAAGACGGCGAAGGTGCGCAACCCGTCCTTCACGGACTACCTCATCCCCACCATCCTCGACACGCCGTCCATCCCGGTCGACGTGCTCGAACTCGCCGACCACCACGCCCCGTACGGCCTGCGGGGCGTCGGGGAGGCACCCACCCTGTCCTCGACCCCGGCGGTGCTCGCGGCCATCCGCGACGCCACGGGCCTGGAGCTGAACAGGACGCCGGTCCGCCCGGAACACCTCACGGGCACGGTGTAG